GAGGCAGAAAGCCTCCAAAACCCCAgaatttattataaaaaaagagATTACAAAAGGAGGGGGACCAAACCAAACCTCCCAAGCAAAAGCCAAACAACTAAATGAACACCAAGTACCAAACACGAAAGTTTGGTAGCCCTAGTCGATCTCTATCACAATTAGCATGAATAAAAGAGGGAGTCAAGTCCCACCAAATGAAACCTACAGAGGATGAACCGTAATTTGCTAAAGCATCTTTGAGGGGGAAGACGTCAATAGAACCACACACGCACCCtcatgcagtgtatcccagatttgccagactaatcactgcactGCAGACGCACAAACCCTCGTGTTAACAAACaaaggtccctcaaatctgctggccacgggatggagCTGGAAATCGAACGCTAGACTTGGGGGTTCCAGACTATGCCGCTCGACCACCAcaccacaccacaccacgtaTGTTGTTATCATTGTGCCTTGAAATTTCTTTTAGTTACGTATTTTGTTCAAGAATTGAATTAAGTTAGAATTTAGCTATGTCAGGGTTCGGTTCtcctccaaaaaaaaacaaaaacaaaaaaaaatcacaccTGCACCAAATAGCTCCGAGGGGTATGCACTTCTGCCGGTCACATTTTGATCACTTGATCACCAACCGTTGAACTAATCAAATATCAATTTATTCTGGGTTTATTCTTGAACAAGTACCAGTTCATGGTTTCCCACATCCAATTAGTGAGACTTGATGACCTTTCCACATCTTCATTGAATCTGCACTTTATTCATTTTAGACGGAGAAAGTAGATGGTTACTCTTAcgctcgtttggttcacggaaaggaaagtaattccttgatctttcccatgggaagggaaatgaaatttcccaagaactttccattccattgtttggtaatgtaaggaaagttatcaggaaagttgctaaaaagtttgtaaataatgtaataaaataatatggtgtgagtaataaatgtaaAGAAAGAAGGGGAGAAAGAATCACATTTGGAAGGAACTAttttcccccttattttcccttccttcaggaaatgatttcctttccctttgcatcccaaacgcaagaaatgaacaagtttcctttcctgatgcttactttcTGCGAACCAAACGTGGCCTTAAGTTTATGATGTGAGAGGGATCGATCTAGAAGCATCCAAAAGGACCAAAACCAAGAGAAGCTGGCGCATCTCACTGATGAATTGAAAGTAGTAAGGTTACTAAGTTATAATACTCGATCTACTGATCTACGTACAATTATTACTTCTCTACAGCTAAGTTTGGCATGTGCTATTTCTCTGATCACATCTCTAACCACTCTAGCTAAAATCTTATTTCATTCAATTTGGCACCTCATACATGTCTTGTCCTCGATCTTGACATTAGTAAAACTGATCATGATAACGTAGGAATGACTCCATAATATGAAGATGAACTATAGCTGAGTTTATAGTATAGATGTAGATTGAAGTGACTATCAGAACTGTGCACAAAATTTATTAATCATTGAAGTGAAAACACTTCTAGCATGaatctgtgttttttttttttttttttttgttgttgaagttTTTAGCTAGTTTCCATACATTCACCGTACTCGACTCGACACAAAACTCGCTAACCGGCTGCCTGCTAAAGAATATCAATGCACTGAACTGATTCTGTTATCCAAATTCTGGTaataaatgaaagaaaacatgcaacacAAATTTGTACTTACAGCTATCAACGCTGAATTTGCAAACACACACGGAAATACATAACTCGATCACTAACAGCAATCGCAATGCTGTTATTTACCGATATTTGTGTTTGATGATATGCATGCCACATGATTCACAGTCTTATAGTTTAACTCGCAGCACGATTGCACTGCAAGGATTAAAATGTATCAGTTTGGAGGATTCTTGCAATAGTATGTGCAAAAGCAAATGGTATTTTTGCACACTCCTGCGCCAGATGGTTCTTTGGAGCATTCCTGAATGCATTTCTGGAGCTCACATTTGCTTGACTCAATCTGCTTATGACATGAGTGCTCGGGGATCCTTATCGCGTGTGCACGACCGCGGACAGTTGAGGATGCCAAGATTCCGACTGTCCAGAAAATCCAACAGCAGGAATATGCAAATGATTCAAGTATGAGGCAACGAACCATGAATATCTAGTGGTTTCGttgaaaatcaaaacccaatgcAGCATTTTCTTTTTGCAATTAATATCAATCACCGGATCTTGATCTAGTGATATGGATTTTCATGGCCAATGGATCGGAAGTGATCCTTAAAGAAATATGATATGCAGACTCAAAATGAGCTTGATTATTGTCCTATTGTACATGCATGTCATGTGTGTGTGAAATTGAGATTAAAAttagcagaaaaagaaaaaacgagAATGATATATCAGATTAGACAAATTGAAAACCAGTGGGGTATGCGATTGAAAGAGAAACCTGaaacaagaagaaagaggagagtGCAGgatgccttcatcttcagtaAAACTGAGAGGTCAGGAAGAGTCTGTAGACTCAAAGCTTTGTCATTGTAAGATGAAAAGGGCAACGCCTTGTTATACACGTTGCAAAgatttttatgaaaaaaaaattgtaaatgaACAGTTGTTGGACAGATAAACCAGCAAAGAAAAATGTATAGTGTTTCTTCTATAAACAGAGCATTCAATTTCAGAAAATTCCGACAAGAATGAATGCTACGATAGAGATCGAACACTCTAGGGAAAGAAAATGGAAGTGCTTTGTCAAATGTTCTCAAATCAAATTAGCTCTTTTGGAATCCAATCTCACTTTGTCCAGTGCTAACGATATGCTTCATCTGAGCATCTGTTAGATAAGCTTCATTTGAGCATCTGTTAGATTCTTATGACCATAATAACGGAAACTAAAATCACCACTGGTGGAAGCTGAATCTACCCCATCTTCGTAAAGATCTAGatcatttttggaaagtgttTCCATTCTGTTAAAATGCCAAGAAACAATGTATAGCTTGATGGTCAAATCATGTCGGACACCCAACTAGAAATTTGATTCTTTCAAACATTGGGCACGGGTCGCAGGCTCGCAGCTCATATTGCTATAGATCATATCATTGTGCTAGAACTGGGCAAATCGTGTTCCAAATGCCATTTGAAACACAAAGAATGTACAGATTTCAACAGAGTCCAAGTTTTAGGGGGCAAAAAACAACAGGGCCAATTTGGGATTCTATTTGAAAAGAAACTTTTGTCTTTGAATTGAACAAGTACTAACCAAACATGGGTTCCTTGAGAAAAGTGGTTGTTTACTGCTAACAATGTGACGGAGAACTGAATtcaaaaaaacataaaaggaTTTGAGCCAAAGGTCTCACATGTTTATTGTACTGAAACACTTTCCCTCATGACCAAATATTTCTCATGCCATGTCCCTAACTATCATCTTATGTAATTCAAAGATAATGGCAGGGATGAGCCAGCAAAATGCCTCACCATGTTCAAAAAACTTAATACTGACTATTCAAGGGCCAGCAGTGCCTGGCATTAAAAACAGACAGTCGAGCAACTTAAACATGTTTCAAAAACATTAACCTACCGCAAAGAAAATTTCCAGATTCGCACAAGATTGTACTTCAAAACATCACATGTATCAAAACACATTAATCAAAACTAAACCAGTACTTctgcagcaaataaaaataTCTCAAAAATTTATAAGAGGACAAACTAAAGAGACATCCAATTAGTCCGGATGGTAAACAAAGCCAAATAAATGTAGACCTAGTAACCTCCCTTAAGATCATTGACGACATCATAAGGAATGGGAGTAACAGTTTCCATAACTGCACCTTCAACCATGAAACCGGGCTTGGGACCCTTTGGCTGTCTCTTGGTGCTGATGACCTCACCCTTAGCCTTGGCCTCTGCCTTCAGCTCATCGTTCTTCACCTTCCTCAAACGGAACTCTTCAGTGCACCTGGATGGCTGCACATGCTCCACACGCACATGGATCCTCTTCCTGATAATTCGGTTACCCACCTGCTCTCATTTAAAAGTAAACAATCAGGAAACCTTTGAATTGAACTGTGCAGAACATACAATAAACAATTGGGTTGTGTAATGTATAAAGTTGCATTAACAAAAGCAGGGCATACAATTAGAATTGTGAGATCACAAGCTCATAAAGAAGCAACCTAGATTCTGACTACTGTGAATACAATTCATGTTACAACTACTAACCTCATTTTATATAGTAACCGCTGAACGAAAAACCATCAATTTACCTAAACTCTCAAGACcctcataaaacaaaatcaagataCGTAACTCCAACATACCTCATAATGAGTAAGGCCTAACAATAATCACATCACATCCTAGTACTAATTCTCATTATTCAACTTCAACCAAGGCTTATTCGAATCCTGCAATCTTCAGTATCTGACGTAACTGAAAACATAACCTAACAATATATCAACAATAAGCACTACCCACTGAAACAGTACAACATCAAAGGTAAAATGAACAAGatgaactaatttttttttgtttgataaCCTTCACACATCTACGAAATATCTATCAAATCCAAACACTAAACACCAAACACCAAACACCAAAACTAGATTGGCCAGACCTAACTCGTTACTCTCAGCCCTaaacaagaacaacaacaaaaacgaGCATATACTTCAACAATAGCTCACAAATCCATACAATCATTTTCGCCCAAAATCAGACATATAACTTCAAAAACCGAAAACATGGAAGAACAAAGAAGTAAAAGAAGGGTTCGGAGTAAATGACCTGCTTGTTGA
Above is a genomic segment from Rosa chinensis cultivar Old Blush chromosome 3, RchiOBHm-V2, whole genome shotgun sequence containing:
- the LOC112193664 gene encoding 60S ribosomal protein L21-1, with the translated sequence MPAGHGLRSRTRDLFSRAFRKKGYIPLSTYLKTYRIGDFVDVKVNGAIHKGMPHKFYHGRTGRVWNVTKRAIGVEINKQVGNRIIRKRIHVRVEHVQPSRCTEEFRLRKVKNDELKAEAKAKGEVISTKRQPKGPKPGFMVEGAVMETVTPIPYDVVNDLKGGY